Part of the Mytilus trossulus isolate FHL-02 chromosome 2, PNRI_Mtr1.1.1.hap1, whole genome shotgun sequence genome is shown below.
TTTTTGATACCTtgtaatatatgaaaaaatacaaatcacaAATAAATTCATCACAAATAGTGTTCTGTATTTAGcattctctaatttttgtactattttcacatttcctgagcggagtgagaaaaatatttttcctcACTAGTAAAAAATCTGTTatcggcaaatgattagtcgaaattttgattatgatttctaaatgtttggttttcttctgaattttcctattgtgacgtcatgaaaaaaggcgacaatgcctgatgacgtcgcatgtAAAGAACACAAGTTTctaaaaatctttgaaaaagaacgataaaaagcattagagaaacagattccgacaCTATAACTCATGTATTaagatatttctccactctcaacagttaaattttattatttaaagagcTCGGCAAGTCTTgtgctttaaataataaaatttaactgtctggagtggagaaatattgtaatacacttgttgcagtgtaagaatctatatttttatCTGTTTCAGGAGCTATAGGTGCAGATGAGCAGTGTTATGAAAGATTTAATCCAATCGGTAACTTTAACGGACATTGTGGAAAGGATGATAATACTGGATCTTATGCTAAATGTCTTCCAGAGTAAGCATGAATACTCTGTATAAAAACTTGTCTATTGAGGGAAGGTCAAAACTAATCTTCTTTTTACAGATTAGAACATATTAGAACTTCTGAAAACTACAAATACGTTTCTAATGAAGCTAGTCATAAATTTTATACATGAGATAAGAATAAGATACATCAACGGCTGAATTATTGACAAATTACCTTTATAATAAGAATAGTGTATGTATATCCTACAACCTTAGcaaactgagaaaaaaaataagtatttgatttcatattttatttcttatggaTATTTCCGAATTTGCAGTCTTATGTTGACAAGGAAATATGGTGAAGTAAGATAGATACAAACATTATGGATTTTACTGTTTatctatgtttatttttagaaacatcATGTGTGGACTGCTGCATTGTGATGGTGGCACTGTTGCTCCACTCTTTGGGTCAGATAAAAACTTTATGAAGACAACACTTGTCTCTAATGGCATAGAGTATGCTTGCAAGtaagtttttgttaaatatataatcTTAAAAATATGATTGGACTTTAATACCACATTAGAAGTTCTGTATATatctttaaattcaaaataaaaattccaaagagtGTATGCCTTAATAAGTTTAAGTTTTAGgaaaatgaagttttgaaattcAACTACGATATACAATATTACattgcaatatatatttatgataatattACATGGGGGAACTAGGATGAATATGTTATTCAACCAATCTAAATACAGTTCTGTACTTGATACTCGCTATCCagtacagtaaaaaaaatcctataagTTTACTGTTGTAGTGATATTTAATATCTCTATATAAATgttgaagatgtggtatgattgccaataccacaactatccaccagagttcaaatgaagtggatgttagTAATTATAGGCATTAGGCAACCATACAACAATGTTGTTTGAGTAACAGTAATACCTCATCTTAAATGTCCAGTTCATTAAATGCACAgtgtatattataaaaatagatatgttgttgtttttaaatttctaggATTTCTAGGAAATATATTGATCAAATTATACAATTTCAGAGTGATCCATGGCCCAGCAGTGTTAAATCTGCCTAATTTTGGACTGGTACAAGATGGAAGCAAATGTGgaaacaataaaatttgtatGAACAAACAGTGTGTCTCAGTATCAGtattacctccccttaaatgTCCAGGAACTGTTGACAATGTTATCTGTTCAGGCAGAGGGGTAAGTCAGATGCATTATACTTTAGTCAGACTTTCAGGTTGTTGCAGGTTAATTTCCCCTGGAACAAAGAGTCATCCAATAGGTAAGCTAATAAAGGTCAGTTAGGTAAATCTCCAAACGGTCAAGTCCATTAGGTTATTTCAGAATAATCTCCCTTGAATTATTCAtgtggtattgtcatctgaacCAGCAATGATTACCTCAGGATATCTTTGCTTCGAAATTGTTCAAGACTTGTGGGTATTATCATCTGTGAACAATAATTCGAGACAAATCCATTTACCTGGTACAATTATCAATCATTTGCTTAGCAGTATATTGATTGTATAGACAGTAttgattactgtaaattcagaaattattgcgatgttttttataatttcgGAAAATGCAACAAGGTTATAATcgcaattattttaaaatcaaattttgaaatattttatatgaattaaagattttttttcatttcgcaaaaataaaatcgtattatagttttaaatgataaaatcgcaataataaaaacaagcaataatttctgaatttgcaaTACTATTCCTCAGAGTGAGTGGTTTCCTCCAtccataatttaaaatttttcatAATACTCAGCCCCTACACTAAagaatgatttgatatattGGATGTAACTTTATTATGATAAGTTGTACAGTGCAAGTGATTTTTGGATCTGCCAGATAGGTGCTTCCCGATtggtaatatttgttttattatatcaacTGTGTTATGCATTTTTGCTTGTGGAGAAATTATAcataaactgtttgttttatataataggTGTGTACACAGAAGGGAACATGTTTCTGTGATGAAGGTTGGACTGGTTCTGATTGCACTGTTAAATACAATATCACCATGACAACAGGAGTACTGCGTAAACCTACATTACCAACCACCCCAACTACAACACTACTCAAGGTCACTCAACTGTCAACTGCCTTGACCACAACTACAATAATAATTGCACCACCAGTAGCCGTTGTAAAAGGTATTGTAGTTATTGCTATGTAAATATTATGGGtattttagattattttaaatTGGCAGTCATTTGTTGAAATTATCATAAAGACATAGTGTTTATCTGGTAATTGATTTAAATAAGTATGTTTCACTTTCTCTTTTGCAGACTTAAACAAACTTAAAGATTTATGAATTATCGTGATAAATAGATAACATAGTTCTCATTCTAATAAATAAGgggttttgaaaataattgttaCTTCTCAGGATATTTTGAGTGTGTCTTTTCTGAAGGAacaagaaattttcatatttcatatgttgttgttattttgtagCAGATGAAAGTGGAATAAGTACAGAATGGTTGGTGATTATTTTAGCCTCAGTGGTTGGATCTCTAGTATTCTTGTTAGCTGTGACTTTCCTGTGTTATAGGTAAATAAAAaggtttaattatttttcatttgcatTCAGGAGATGTGGCAAGCAATTTCATTGCACAGTAAAATACATCTTGTGTCAGATTGGACTCCACTAACAAAGTTACCATATTAAATAGATGAGCAGAGTAATATAGCAACACATTATTGTTATAAGTAAACTAGTTAATAGATCTTTATAAATCCTGTGGACTCCACAGCTAAATGCTATGACACACTGCACTTATGAGTATACAAAGCACATTTCTGTAATTTGcttatggtgacctataattcAGGCTTATTATTAAGTTTCTGTTTCATCCATTTATAAGACATATATGATAATAGTATAATTCATGTCTTTAACAAACAGATAACACTTTTATTAAGGTCACCATGACATATATTATGCTTGAGTGAGTCAAGGAAATTTATAATCCCAACCTTTCGGAAGGCTGCTTTAAACCACTGTTTTGTAAGAAAGAAAGAAGAGATTAGAAATGAATCTAGGAATACTTTTATcaataagatataaaataaatgaaatatatttacagGAGAACAAGTCCAGTGAAGAAGAGATTCTTTGGAAAGGGGAATAAATCCATAAAGTTTGGTGCTACACCTTCTTACAAGTAAGCAATAGTActaatattgaattatttattgtgatttttatGGATGATAGAGATAGAACAATACATATGCTATGAAATGCCAtgcaaagatttaaaaaaacaatttattgaatTGAACACCTGAAAGAAATGTATTTGGTGGTTCCATAGAGAATTATTGCAAATTGCAGAGCTTTTAATTCACCTAGATATCAGCATCagatttcaacttttttctgtcttttagaATATATGTATGCTTTAGGGACAAGAGTATATACAATAAAGAGAGATGGTATCACTGCCGAGTAAAGACCTCCAAACCAAAAACTTCAGAAAATGAAAGGAAATATCTATGGGTACAAGAAAACTATTATCAATCCCAATAAGACCAACAAAAATTGGCGAGAAACCAAAGCATAATGAAAGGTTTAGAAGGCTTCTTGTTTAACAATTTCAAGACCAgcttcaatttcaatattacaGAAACATAACAAAGAAAGCTGGATTGtgcaatttaaaacataaatatttagatTAAGTATTTGTCAAAGCTTTTTGTTAACAAGTTGCTTTCTATTTCAGACACCGTGGGTTATTTGGAAAGAAGAAGAAGGGGACCAGTGAAGAAGAAAGTGACATTGGTGAGCTCCCACCACCCCCTGTTATTATTTCTGATCCTAATTCAGCTATGCCTGAGAGAGGTATACTTAAAAACAATCGTAAATCTAGTGATGGAAGTCGTAGCAGTGATACATACACTGGTACCGGAGGAACAGATACTGCAGACCAGGATAGTGAAGGTCCTTATGGACTGGAAACAGAGGATGATGAAGCAGAAGAAATTCAGGAAATTCTAAATCGTAGTAAATTTGACCCAGAAAAATCAATGGAAGCCTTAGATCAGATAGTTGACTCTTCCAGCTTTGACTTTGTATTACCATCACCATATTTTAGTACTGTTGGTAACTGTACAGATCATTCTCCAACCAAAAGACTTTTTAATTATGATATACCTCAGTTCTCACAACAAACACCACAACGTccattttattggaaaaataatttatcatcCCCTCCAAAATCTCGAGTTGTTAGGATGAAAAACTTAGATGAATTGATACAACAAATTGATCGTCACACTATTGATCTGTCTCCATCACCAGATGAGCTTCAGATGCAGATATCTCCATCGACATCTGAGGATGTTCGTAGTAATTCTACCGATGATAGACAATATCACAACAATCACACTCCTCCTAGTCCATTGTCTATAGCTAGCACTAGTACCAGAGACACCTATCGACCATTTTTAAACAGTCAGTGGACAAAATATATCTTACGTAGAAATGAAATGGATGATTGTGGTATGGATGTGTATGGATCTGAATCTCCCATGCCACAGATTAGTATCCCACCTCCTATGAGTCCACTCAatatcagaaatatatataactatgcACAGAATTCACATGGAAGAGATGTGAACGATACACCAATAGGAAGTCAGGCAGGGGATTGTGGGTCAACTCATGGTACAACCAGTTCTAGAAACGGATATGAAAAAAGTTCAGGCTATGGTAGTGAACATGATCCGGAACACTTCAGTACTGATGAAATGTCCCGTAATCAGTCACGCTCAGGGTCACTCTCTCCACCACCCTACAGTGCCGTGATTAGGGCGGGcccaaacaaaatcaaattagtATCTGCCAAAAAATTACATGATACTGGTATTGGGGATGAAGACTTACAAAAACTTTTACAAGAATTACCAAAAATAGATTCAGGAACTTTCAACCGTCATCCTGTGAAATCAGAAGCTAGTCTCCCACCAAAAGAAAGTGATCCCTTGTTAGGAGGACATTTACTAGATGAGCAGGAAACCATTGAGACTGCTCCCTGTATTGACTGTAGTGTTGAAGAAATACCAAATAGTAAGTTACGACGGAAGAGTCGTGGATCTGTCAATAGTCAGCTGATGAATATTAGCTTTAATCAGAATGTTGAAGATGGGGAGTGTGTCGAAGTGACGGACAATAAACGTAACTGTGCCATTGATGTCAATACTTAAATACTGATATTTGTAGTGGTTATATTATACATCAGACATTATATGTTTG
Proteins encoded:
- the LOC134706621 gene encoding disintegrin and metalloproteinase domain-containing protein unc-71-like isoform X8 — translated: MGFILFLFYGIVFVQGIPGVNSDSDIAKLLEHPYNKYLWDNIPRPFEIIFPKRVHKKADQIAISTREKQIRHHGTHEHLEHVTFQLMINGQGQKLRLKKNDALLSSGIQVKHYLEENQQIISKTVEHCYYQGTVKRDEWSSVAVSTCHGIRGVINLHNKTYVIQPLLGGDEGIHHPHVVFKASTSKTETCGNDIGQWRTFQELHRGEFIRRVKAMKAKKQLHMNVNNNSEKHLKMALVLDNSVYSRLNLSHKEMVNFALQTANMVDMYVKDVGIRTPVTYLEYWNAGDKMEISSQIRELLKSFLMYKQFHLMNIDHHAAHFITHIPLEDNSVGLAIPDSVCTERAVGINRVSSVLEPQQLATILTHMLGHNLGLKHDEDGGCDCKDQVGCIMSTDVLMRSDTIHSRQFSYCSRSDLDVSTSMDITACLSASPKEMAFTQECGNLIVERGEECDCGTPQECAIRDPCCDPDTCLLKTWAQCRTGSCCYNCTFLPQQYVCRERSTECDVPELCTGFSGECPSNNYIQDGHPCKNSSGFCQSGICPTMALQCQHIWGEGAIGADEQCYERFNPIGNFNGHCGKDDNTGSYAKCLPENIMCGLLHCDGGTVAPLFGSDKNFMKTTLVSNGIEYACKVIHGPAVLNLPNFGLVQDGSKCGNNKICMNKQCVSVSVLPPLKCPGTVDNVICSGRGVCTQKGTCFCDEGWTGSDCTVKYNITMTTGVLRKPTLPTTPTTTLLKVTQLSTALTTTTIIIAPPVAVVKADESGISTEWLVIILASVVGSLVFLLAVTFLCYRRTSPVKKRFFGKGNKSIKFGATPSYKHRGLFGKKKKGTSEEESDIGELPPPPVIISDPNSAMPERGILKNNRKSSDGSRSSDTYTGTGGTDTADQDSEGPYGLETEDDEAEEIQEILNRSKFDPEKSMEALDQIVDSSSFDFVLPSPYFSTVGNCTDHSPTKRLFNYDIPQFSQQTPQRPFYWKNNLSSPPKSRVVRMKNLDELIQQIDRHTIDLSPSPDELQMQISPSTSEDVRSNSTDDRQYHNNHTPPSPLSIASTSTRDTYRPFLNSQWTKYILRRNEMDDCGMDVYGSESPMPQISIPPPMSPLNIRNIYNYAQNSHGRDVNDTPIGSQAGDCGSTHGTTSSRNGYEKSSGYGSEHDPEHFSTDEMSRNQSRSGSLSPPPYSAVIRAGPNKIKLVSAKKLHDTGIGDEDLQKLLQELPKIDSGTFNRHPVKSEASLPPKESDPLLGGHLLDEQETIETAPCIDCSVEEIPNSKLRRKSRGSVNSQLMNISFNQNVEDGECVEVTDNKRNCAIDVNT
- the LOC134706621 gene encoding disintegrin and metalloproteinase domain-containing protein unc-71-like isoform X9 produces the protein MALVLDNSVYSRLNLSHKEMVNFALQTANMVDMYVKDVGIRTPVTYLEYWNAGDKMEISSQIRELLKSFLMYKQFHLMNIDHHAAHFITHIPLEDNSVGLAIPDSVCTERAVGINRVSSVLEPQQLATILTHMLGHNLGLKHDEDVKQRELYHRGGCDCKDQVGCIMSTDVLTRSDTIHSRQFSNCSRSDLDVSTSMDITACLSASPKEYYISNVIQMAFTQECGNLIVERGEECDCGTPQECAIRDPCCDPDTCLLKTWAQCRTGSCCYNCTFLPQQYVCRERSTECDVPELCTGFSGECPSNNYIQDGHPCKNSSGFCQSGICPTMALQCQHIWGEGAIGADEQCYERFNPIGNFNGHCGKDDNTGSYAKCLPENIMCGLLHCDGGTVAPLFGSDKNFMKTTLVSNGIEYACKVIHGPAVLNLPNFGLVQDGSKCGNNKICMNKQCVSVSVLPPLKCPGTVDNVICSGRGVCTQKGTCFCDEGWTGSDCTVKYNITMTTGVLRKPTLPTTPTTTLLKVTQLSTALTTTTIIIAPPVAVVKADESGISTEWLVIILASVVGSLVFLLAVTFLCYRRTSPVKKRFFGKGNKSIKFGATPSYKHRGLFGKKKKGTSEEESDIGELPPPPVIISDPNSAMPERGILKNNRKSSDGSRSSDTYTGTGGTDTADQDSEGPYGLETEDDEAEEIQEILNRSKFDPEKSMEALDQIVDSSSFDFVLPSPYFSTVGNCTDHSPTKRLFNYDIPQFSQQTPQRPFYWKNNLSSPPKSRVVRMKNLDELIQQIDRHTIDLSPSPDELQMQISPSTSEDVRSNSTDDRQYHNNHTPPSPLSIASTSTRDTYRPFLNSQWTKYILRRNEMDDCGMDVYGSESPMPQISIPPPMSPLNIRNIYNYAQNSHGRDVNDTPIGSQAGDCGSTHGTTSSRNGYEKSSGYGSEHDPEHFSTDEMSRNQSRSGSLSPPPYSAVIRAGPNKIKLVSAKKLHDTGIGDEDLQKLLQELPKIDSGTFNRHPVKSEASLPPKESDPLLGGHLLDEQETIETAPCIDCSVEEIPNSKLRRKSRGSVNSQLMNISFNQNVEDGECVEVTDNKRNCAIDVNT
- the LOC134706621 gene encoding disintegrin and metalloproteinase domain-containing protein unc-71-like isoform X7 translates to MGFILFLFYGIVFVQGIPGVNSDSDIAKLLEHPYNKYLWDNIPRPFEIIFPKRVHKKADQIAISTREKQIRHHGTHEHLEHVTFQLMINGQGQKLRLKKNDALLSSGIQVKHYLEENQQIISKTVEHCYYQGTVKRDEWSSVAVSTCHGIRGVINLHNKTYVIQPLLGGDEGIHHPHVVFKASTSKTETCGNDIGQWRTFQELHRGEFIRRVKAMKAKKQLHMNVNNNSEKHLKMALVLDNSVYSRLNLSHKEMVNFALQTANMVDMYVKDVGIRTPVTYLEYWNAGDKMEISSQIRELLKSFLMYKQFHLMNIDHHAAHFITHIPLEDNSVGLAIPDSVCTERAVGINRVSSVLEPQQLATILTHMLGHNLGLKHDEDGGCDCKDQVGCIMSTDVLTRSDTIHSRQFSNCSRSDLDVSTSMDITACLSASPKEMAFTQECGNLIVERGEECDCGTPQECAIRDPCCDPDTCLLKTWAQCRTGSCCYNCTFLPQQYVCRERSTECDVPELCTGFSGECPSNNYIQDGHPCKNSSGFCQSGICPTMALQCQHIWGEGAIGADEQCYERFNPIGNFNGHCGKDDNTGSYAKCLPENIMCGLLHCDGGTVAPLFGSDKNFMKTTLVSNGIEYACKVIHGPAVLNLPNFGLVQDGSKCGNNKICMNKQCVSVSVLPPLKCPGTVDNVICSGRGVCTQKGTCFCDEGWTGSDCTVKYNITMTTGVLRKPTLPTTPTTTLLKVTQLSTALTTTTIIIAPPVAVVKADESGISTEWLVIILASVVGSLVFLLAVTFLCYRRTSPVKKRFFGKGNKSIKFGATPSYKHRGLFGKKKKGTSEEESDIGELPPPPVIISDPNSAMPERGILKNNRKSSDGSRSSDTYTGTGGTDTADQDSEGPYGLETEDDEAEEIQEILNRSKFDPEKSMEALDQIVDSSSFDFVLPSPYFSTVGNCTDHSPTKRLFNYDIPQFSQQTPQRPFYWKNNLSSPPKSRVVRMKNLDELIQQIDRHTIDLSPSPDELQMQISPSTSEDVRSNSTDDRQYHNNHTPPSPLSIASTSTRDTYRPFLNSQWTKYILRRNEMDDCGMDVYGSESPMPQISIPPPMSPLNIRNIYNYAQNSHGRDVNDTPIGSQAGDCGSTHGTTSSRNGYEKSSGYGSEHDPEHFSTDEMSRNQSRSGSLSPPPYSAVIRAGPNKIKLVSAKKLHDTGIGDEDLQKLLQELPKIDSGTFNRHPVKSEASLPPKESDPLLGGHLLDEQETIETAPCIDCSVEEIPNSKLRRKSRGSVNSQLMNISFNQNVEDGECVEVTDNKRNCAIDVNT